One Chryseobacterium wanjuense genomic region harbors:
- a CDS encoding McrB family protein has protein sequence MNFTELINEQDIWEEWRGNYKNFVPKFIEEAKANKNWQEWDEEVFYEFFMRSSDQCVSSLKQGYFNNAEKEAIKEDWAELSPLLAQISLSQDKPLFETYHQIKTLIRKNTGTNKKAATNRLIASLQPKLLCTVVNEERLRHLIHLLNTKLEDFNLEIKADWFENSYYLFQEFKKRMGSESGYEIMTYPWQLYDYLLDQSNFPGEKNNDMSESNIESRIDLLKYKKQIILQGPPGTGKTREAKLIAKELLGVSSLKELEEHEQFKLVQFHPSYTYEDFVRGIVAKPNEEGEGVIYAAENKTLGKFAEEARNNFLAHLGKTKNKINFQNKLNVLLEKINTEINKGSVYYFGEKSTAQIISIKEDGLIYNFQDREEIKYKILFSDMEKVYNNWNEISKPIDLRDQEAKLGLTMKGKYPYYYMIQQQLISINVNKNNPFIPEDLKNYVLIIDEINRANLSSVLGELIYALEYRGETVDSMYEVGSRELMLPPNLYIIGTMNTADRSVGHIDYAIRRRFAFVDVLPTDLVELGNDFKSDLFKKVKALFTRDNFTSHSSNLSGEFNPKDVSLGHSYFIQHYEKDENGENIKESPIDFSFRLEYEIKPILLEYVKDGILMGNVEGQKIEDYIKAL, from the coding sequence ATGAATTTTACAGAATTAATCAATGAACAGGATATTTGGGAAGAATGGCGGGGAAATTATAAGAATTTTGTTCCGAAATTTATTGAAGAAGCCAAAGCCAATAAAAACTGGCAGGAATGGGATGAAGAAGTTTTTTATGAATTTTTCATGCGTTCTTCAGATCAGTGTGTTTCTTCATTAAAACAGGGCTATTTCAACAATGCGGAGAAAGAGGCCATCAAAGAAGACTGGGCTGAACTTTCCCCTTTATTGGCACAGATTTCATTAAGTCAGGATAAACCATTGTTTGAGACTTACCATCAGATAAAAACTTTAATCAGAAAAAACACGGGAACTAATAAAAAAGCTGCGACAAATCGCCTGATAGCGAGCCTTCAGCCCAAATTATTATGTACCGTTGTTAATGAAGAACGATTACGTCATTTAATCCATTTATTGAATACCAAACTCGAAGATTTTAATCTGGAAATAAAAGCAGATTGGTTTGAAAACAGCTATTATTTGTTCCAGGAATTTAAAAAACGAATGGGAAGTGAAAGTGGTTATGAGATAATGACTTATCCTTGGCAGTTGTACGATTATTTATTAGATCAATCCAACTTTCCCGGTGAAAAAAACAATGATATGAGTGAAAGTAATATCGAAAGCAGAATAGACCTCCTTAAATACAAAAAACAAATCATCCTTCAAGGCCCTCCCGGAACAGGGAAGACGAGGGAGGCGAAGCTTATTGCAAAAGAATTGTTGGGCGTTTCTTCTTTGAAAGAGTTGGAGGAGCATGAGCAGTTCAAATTGGTGCAGTTTCATCCAAGCTATACTTACGAGGATTTTGTGAGGGGTATTGTGGCTAAACCGAATGAAGAAGGAGAGGGCGTTATTTATGCCGCTGAAAATAAAACGTTGGGAAAATTTGCCGAGGAAGCCAGAAATAATTTTTTAGCTCATCTTGGAAAAACAAAGAATAAAATTAACTTTCAGAATAAGTTGAACGTCTTATTGGAAAAGATAAACACTGAAATCAATAAAGGTTCAGTATATTATTTCGGAGAAAAAAGTACGGCGCAAATTATTTCCATTAAAGAAGATGGATTGATTTATAATTTTCAGGATCGTGAAGAGATTAAATATAAAATTCTTTTCAGCGATATGGAAAAAGTATACAATAATTGGAACGAAATTTCAAAACCTATTGATTTAAGGGATCAGGAAGCCAAACTCGGACTGACCATGAAAGGGAAATATCCTTATTATTACATGATTCAGCAGCAATTGATTTCCATTAATGTCAACAAAAATAACCCGTTCATTCCGGAAGATCTTAAAAATTATGTATTGATTATTGATGAGATCAACAGGGCGAATTTATCCTCCGTCCTTGGCGAACTGATTTATGCCCTCGAATACAGGGGCGAAACGGTAGACAGCATGTATGAAGTCGGCAGCCGCGAACTGATGCTTCCGCCCAATCTCTATATTATCGGGACGATGAATACGGCGGATAGAAGCGTCGGACACATCGATTATGCGATCAGAAGGCGTTTCGCGTTTGTTGATGTCTTGCCGACGGATCTCGTGGAATTGGGTAATGATTTTAAATCCGATCTGTTTAAAAAGGTTAAAGCGCTGTTTACCAGGGATAATTTTACTTCACATTCTTCCAATTTATCGGGGGAATTTAATCCGAAAGATGTATCATTAGGCCATTCTTACTTCATTCAGCATTATGAAAAGGATGAAAATGGTGAAAATATTAAAGAAAGTCCGATCGATTTCAGTTTTAGGCTGGAATATGAGATAAAACCGATCCTTCTTGAGTACGTAAAGGACGGAATTTTAATGGGAAATGTAGAAGGACAAAAGATCGAAGATTATATTAAGGCGTTGTAA
- a CDS encoding 5-methylcytosine restriction system specificity protein McrC, whose protein sequence is MGIVLKEHRSHSLSIYYENFPENISSSDALLFAQKDDLNTINTRQFKTERGKDYHCYEVKIQDDTITVFSNYFVGVDWFWQQGNRTIRVEPKINSTVYKCFENLTTLEDEYLIEKENEAAEKNIFNDLYEKEIDCIAMLMEIMSYPEVAKETEKLVLIDWDSAQIKITQKQDLLTPFLIVRFLKIVQDIVRKGLKKSYYKVEENLRSRTKGKVLIAKNIKQNVFKNRFTDTLCEYQVFGENSIENRFLKKVFSFCVQYVENDSSYFKNKQNIHWILNYIRPAFDQIGDEVNLHDVKNLKHNPFFKEYKEAVKVGELILKKFSYNITKTVQQETFTPPFWIDMPKMFELYVYVKLLKDNPGISAEQLHYQFSTYGNSLDFLICSDLTKIVVDAKYKLQYNYKTIHDDIRQVAGYARLKKVKAQKPQIDDEEISCLIIYPNPDTQEDVSLHIETLLRENNELKTYHKVYKIGIPLPLLK, encoded by the coding sequence ATGGGCATCGTATTAAAAGAACATCGCTCACATTCACTGAGTATTTATTACGAAAATTTTCCGGAGAATATATCTTCCTCGGACGCTTTGTTATTTGCTCAAAAAGATGATCTGAATACGATAAATACAAGGCAATTTAAAACGGAAAGAGGCAAGGATTATCATTGTTATGAGGTTAAAATACAGGATGATACCATTACTGTTTTCTCCAATTATTTTGTAGGGGTAGATTGGTTTTGGCAGCAGGGAAATCGAACCATTCGGGTAGAACCGAAGATCAATTCAACCGTTTATAAGTGTTTTGAAAATCTTACAACTCTGGAAGATGAATACTTAATTGAAAAGGAAAATGAGGCGGCTGAAAAGAATATTTTTAATGATCTTTACGAAAAAGAAATAGATTGTATCGCGATGCTGATGGAGATCATGTCTTATCCTGAAGTCGCAAAAGAAACGGAAAAATTAGTTTTGATCGATTGGGATTCGGCACAGATTAAAATTACCCAGAAACAGGATTTGCTGACTCCTTTTTTGATTGTCCGCTTTCTGAAAATTGTACAGGATATTGTAAGAAAAGGGTTGAAAAAATCTTATTATAAAGTAGAAGAAAACCTGAGAAGCAGAACAAAAGGGAAAGTTCTTATAGCCAAAAATATCAAGCAGAATGTTTTCAAAAACAGATTCACAGATACACTTTGTGAATATCAGGTTTTTGGTGAAAATTCAATCGAAAACCGTTTTTTGAAAAAGGTTTTTTCGTTTTGTGTTCAGTATGTAGAAAATGATTCTTCTTATTTTAAAAACAAACAAAATATCCATTGGATTCTGAATTATATCCGTCCTGCATTTGACCAGATCGGTGATGAAGTGAATCTCCATGATGTTAAAAATTTAAAGCATAATCCGTTTTTTAAAGAATATAAAGAAGCTGTAAAAGTGGGAGAATTGATATTAAAAAAATTCTCTTACAATATTACAAAAACAGTGCAGCAGGAGACTTTCACGCCGCCGTTTTGGATTGATATGCCTAAAATGTTTGAGCTGTATGTCTACGTCAAATTATTAAAAGACAATCCAGGAATTTCAGCAGAGCAGCTTCATTATCAGTTTTCTACCTATGGAAATTCATTGGATTTCCTGATTTGTTCAGACCTGACGAAAATTGTGGTAGATGCAAAATACAAGCTTCAATACAATTATAAAACAATTCACGACGATATCCGACAGGTTGCAGGATACGCAAGATTGAAGAAGGTAAAAGCCCAGAAACCTCAGATCGATGATGAAGAAATTTCCTGCCTGATTATCTATCCAAATCCTGACACACAGGAAGATGTAAGCTTACATATTGAAACACTCTTGCGCGAAAACAACGAATTAAAAACTTACCATAAAGTCTATAAAATAGGGATTCCTTTACCTCTTTTGAAATAG
- a CDS encoding ArnT family glycosyltransferase, whose translation MNKMLLISPRQLLFLYIGFALVYISGLFIPLMENDSAQHASMAMRMVLNNDFFTIYKGENPYLDKPHLHFWLAAISMKIFGINHIAYRIPALLALLLGVYSTKKLAYLLYKNENTSHLASLIFLSAQTIILSAHDVRTDAVLTGFIIFSIWQFVKFIQSQSVTYAILAGLGTALAFSSKGLMAFVIIGLCIFSYLLYSKEWKKFFNLKIFFALIFFIIGITPVLYAYQHQFGEEGIKFILFNQSLNRLTANGFKETSPDYFFFFHTLLWAFLPFSLAFYFGVFEKTAFFIKNKFKKIEGVEFLTLGGFWMVMLIFSVSKFKLPHYLNGLIAVLAILTSAYLFDIYRRNCIKKIKILYIIQLVVILSAFVGTGLLTYFFTGIHNIVFYLLFCLVMMYLLVKIFTKEDLFKKYVFISLIFSIGVNIYLNTQFYPVLTQYQGSLKMAEFVNKNKIDKEKILMLKGYEPWAFDFYTRRNTPRVDENTLKKGDYLVIYNEHLNLVKKNYQFIDTENHYRITRLSLKFLNPKTRPEQYEKISLIQILD comes from the coding sequence ATGAACAAAATGTTACTAATCTCGCCTCGTCAATTACTTTTTCTTTACATTGGCTTTGCCCTCGTTTACATCTCCGGGCTCTTTATTCCTCTCATGGAAAATGATTCTGCACAGCACGCTTCAATGGCCATGAGAATGGTGTTAAACAATGATTTTTTCACCATTTACAAAGGAGAAAATCCTTATTTGGATAAACCCCATTTGCATTTCTGGCTGGCTGCGATTTCTATGAAAATTTTCGGAATAAATCATATTGCCTACAGGATTCCGGCTTTGCTGGCTTTACTTTTGGGCGTTTATTCAACGAAAAAATTAGCCTATCTGCTTTATAAAAATGAAAATACCAGCCATCTTGCTTCGTTGATTTTCCTTTCGGCACAGACTATCATTTTATCCGCTCACGATGTAAGAACAGATGCGGTTTTAACCGGGTTCATTATTTTTTCGATCTGGCAGTTTGTGAAATTTATTCAATCTCAATCTGTTACCTATGCGATTCTTGCCGGACTGGGAACTGCTTTGGCATTTTCGTCAAAAGGTTTGATGGCCTTTGTGATTATCGGGCTTTGCATTTTTTCTTACTTATTGTACTCAAAAGAGTGGAAGAAATTTTTTAACCTGAAAATCTTTTTCGCATTAATATTTTTTATAATCGGAATTACTCCTGTACTGTATGCTTACCAACATCAGTTTGGAGAAGAAGGAATTAAATTTATCTTATTTAATCAGAGCTTGAACAGGCTTACGGCGAATGGTTTTAAAGAAACAAGTCCGGATTACTTTTTCTTTTTCCATACCTTGTTGTGGGCATTTTTGCCATTCTCTCTGGCATTTTATTTTGGCGTTTTCGAAAAAACAGCTTTTTTCATTAAAAATAAATTCAAAAAAATTGAAGGCGTAGAATTTCTTACATTAGGCGGTTTTTGGATGGTGATGCTTATTTTTTCGGTTTCAAAATTTAAGCTTCCGCATTATTTAAACGGTTTGATTGCCGTTCTCGCAATCTTGACATCGGCGTATTTATTCGATATTTACAGACGAAACTGTATTAAAAAAATAAAAATTTTATACATTATTCAGCTGGTTGTTATCTTATCGGCTTTTGTCGGAACCGGTTTGCTGACCTATTTTTTCACGGGAATTCACAATATTGTCTTTTACCTGTTGTTTTGTTTGGTCATGATGTATCTTTTAGTTAAAATTTTCACGAAAGAAGATCTTTTTAAGAAATATGTTTTCATTTCGCTGATCTTTTCGATAGGTGTCAATATTTATCTTAATACTCAATTTTATCCTGTTCTTACGCAATATCAAGGCAGCTTAAAGATGGCTGAATTTGTAAATAAAAATAAGATTGATAAGGAAAAAATATTGATGCTAAAAGGATATGAACCTTGGGCTTTCGATTTTTATACCCGAAGAAATACACCGAGAGTGGATGAAAATACGTTGAAAAAAGGAGATTATCTCGTGATTTATAATGAACATCTGAATCTTGTGAAAAAGAATTATCAATTTATCGACACGGAAAATCATTATAGAATTACACGATTATCATTAAAATTTTTAAATCCCAAAACCCGTCCGGAGCAATATGAAAAAATTTCATTGATTCAGATTTTAGATTAA
- a CDS encoding DUF6443 domain-containing protein codes for MKRKLKILSLLFVAGLSYAQTSGLSTSENYIYTKNCLNEDCSKKTEAVEYSDGLGRSKQVINIKGSPNGKDIVTPVEYDNFGRQLKSYLPIPQSGTQNGAIYTDPKSNASQTYGTDLYFYAESVLENSPSAKLLSQTKPGIDYQGHSQNYEYEMNIANDVKKYIVSTSWTDKATNNTISISGTYNAGELIKTSVTNEDGNKTIEFKNGKGQTILVRKKVSGTQNADTYYIYNKYEQLVYVIPPLASALPSISTTTLDDLCYQYKYDSKSRQVEKKLPGKGWEYMVYDKTNQLVMSQDANLKAQGKWLLTKYDQYGRVVLTGVTNNTGTRLTLQTALTAAAYTFEIRSVGSFTVSGMPIYYTNRTLPGNLAQVLTVNYYDTYPAGSPARPSQILGKNTIGDNMGDVVNTKNLPTASYVKNIEDDNWTKNYIWYDIKARAIGTHSINHLGGYTKTESSLDFAGVSQLSKVYHKRLSSDNEKVITQTFEYDSQNRLKKQWHQVDSNPQELLSENTYNDLSQLINKKVGNNLQSIDYIYNLRGATIKMNDPANLGTDLFGYSLSYYNPSSSSVGKYNGSISEVSWKTAQDNMLRKYTYQYDALNRLKKGVYSEPNSSIPENEFFNESAEYDLGGNITSLQRNAKGQFSSTAELIDNLTYTYSGNRLNTVSDISANYRGYPDTSGNLISYDDNGNMTDHIDKGILKIDYNILDLPVYVKFNEFAAPDRNNKIYVNTTYVYRADGTKVRKIHNYKDPSYNSALGNKTTDYLDGFQYEYDWNPLAGTSPTNNFQLKFVPTSEGYYNFENNKYIYNYTDHLGNVRLSYTKNGSGTEIIEENNFYPFGLIHEGYNQTVGNLSYNYGYNGKELQKEMGWSDYGTRMYMSDIARWGVIDPLAESSRRFSPYNYALNNPVMFIDPDGRKAISPDARLEMIGGISTGGAAEYLATGGRAEWGSFDKFIIPYDYTKDWKSGGGGGGSFKSGTTVGGIMAALGINMDGSLKSYEQVIGGLNLWQQLVIAGFKNPEKTKASYKDLGALLTNIPSLTELYRITEAEFIEDTKGKHPAETVDKYVYLTMSKIDNILFFAYTLGHEMNHVFDNRFFQNEFIEITKFGDKTSIPFRTTFGLYKESNGLGWEMQFGNSKLCGLTGFEAASFYYGPSGWGLYNQETVDRLSPYINRLNRARAIIYSTKKNNLK; via the coding sequence ATGAAAAGAAAATTAAAAATATTGAGCCTATTGTTTGTAGCGGGATTATCTTATGCACAAACAAGCGGACTTTCAACGAGTGAAAACTATATCTACACCAAAAACTGCCTGAATGAAGATTGCAGTAAAAAGACAGAAGCGGTAGAATATTCAGATGGGCTAGGAAGATCGAAACAGGTAATAAACATCAAAGGTTCTCCAAACGGAAAGGATATTGTAACCCCTGTTGAATATGACAATTTTGGGAGACAGTTAAAATCGTATCTTCCTATTCCACAGTCAGGAACCCAAAACGGAGCAATTTATACAGATCCAAAATCCAATGCTTCCCAAACATATGGAACTGATTTGTATTTCTATGCTGAATCTGTTTTAGAAAATTCACCCTCTGCAAAACTTCTTTCACAGACCAAGCCGGGGATAGATTATCAGGGGCATTCTCAAAACTATGAATATGAAATGAATATAGCAAACGATGTAAAAAAATATATAGTTTCTACTTCATGGACAGATAAAGCGACGAATAACACTATTTCCATCTCGGGAACATATAATGCAGGAGAACTCATTAAAACTTCTGTAACGAATGAAGATGGGAATAAAACCATAGAATTCAAAAATGGGAAAGGACAAACTATTCTAGTCAGAAAAAAAGTAAGTGGTACCCAAAATGCAGACACTTATTATATTTATAACAAATATGAGCAGTTGGTTTATGTGATTCCTCCATTGGCTTCTGCTCTGCCATCAATTTCAACAACAACCTTAGATGATCTCTGTTATCAGTATAAATATGACAGTAAAAGCAGACAGGTAGAAAAAAAACTTCCCGGAAAGGGCTGGGAATATATGGTGTATGACAAAACAAATCAATTGGTAATGAGTCAGGATGCTAACCTCAAAGCTCAGGGTAAATGGCTGCTTACTAAATATGACCAGTACGGAAGGGTTGTTTTAACAGGTGTAACTAATAACACCGGAACTAGACTCACTTTGCAAACTGCTTTAACAGCTGCTGCCTATACTTTTGAGATAAGAAGTGTTGGTTCTTTTACAGTAAGCGGAATGCCCATTTATTATACGAACAGAACACTTCCGGGAAATCTAGCGCAGGTTTTAACGGTTAATTATTACGACACCTATCCCGCAGGAAGCCCAGCAAGACCCTCACAGATTCTTGGTAAAAATACAATTGGGGATAATATGGGAGATGTAGTGAATACCAAAAACCTTCCTACTGCTTCTTATGTAAAGAATATTGAGGATGATAATTGGACGAAAAACTACATATGGTATGACATCAAAGCAAGAGCAATTGGAACACACTCGATCAACCATTTAGGAGGCTATACGAAAACGGAATCTTCTTTGGATTTTGCAGGAGTTTCTCAACTCTCAAAGGTATATCATAAAAGGTTATCTTCTGATAACGAAAAAGTAATTACCCAGACTTTTGAATATGACAGCCAAAATCGTTTGAAAAAACAATGGCACCAGGTAGACAGTAATCCTCAAGAACTTCTATCAGAAAATACCTACAATGACCTTTCTCAACTTATCAATAAAAAGGTCGGAAATAACTTGCAAAGCATAGATTATATTTACAATTTAAGGGGAGCAACAATCAAAATGAATGACCCGGCGAATCTTGGGACAGATCTTTTTGGATATTCGCTTTCTTATTATAATCCTTCAAGTTCTTCTGTAGGAAAATACAATGGAAGTATTTCGGAAGTAAGCTGGAAAACGGCTCAGGATAATATGTTAAGAAAATATACTTATCAATATGATGCCTTAAATCGGCTAAAAAAAGGAGTTTACTCAGAACCAAACTCATCTATTCCAGAAAATGAATTCTTTAACGAAAGTGCAGAATATGATCTGGGAGGGAACATCACTTCATTGCAAAGAAATGCAAAAGGACAATTTTCGTCAACTGCTGAGCTTATAGATAATCTTACCTATACCTATTCAGGAAACAGGTTGAATACGGTGAGTGATATTTCTGCCAACTACCGAGGCTATCCTGATACCTCAGGAAACTTAATTTCTTATGATGATAATGGAAATATGACAGATCATATCGACAAAGGTATTTTAAAGATTGATTATAATATTTTAGACTTGCCCGTATATGTTAAGTTTAATGAATTTGCCGCTCCGGACAGGAACAATAAAATTTATGTAAATACTACTTATGTATACAGGGCAGATGGAACAAAAGTCAGAAAGATACATAACTATAAAGATCCTTCTTATAATAGTGCTCTAGGAAATAAAACAACGGATTATCTGGATGGTTTTCAGTATGAGTACGACTGGAACCCACTAGCTGGAACTTCTCCCACCAATAATTTTCAGCTGAAATTTGTGCCAACATCCGAAGGCTATTACAATTTTGAAAATAATAAGTATATTTACAACTATACAGATCATTTAGGGAACGTGCGTCTAAGCTACACCAAAAATGGTTCAGGAACGGAGATCATTGAAGAAAATAATTTCTATCCGTTTGGTTTAATACACGAAGGATATAACCAAACAGTCGGAAATCTATCATACAATTACGGATACAATGGTAAGGAATTACAAAAAGAAATGGGCTGGAGTGATTATGGAACAAGGATGTATATGAGTGATATTGCAAGATGGGGTGTGATTGATCCCCTGGCTGAATCGTCAAGAAGATTTAGTCCTTACAATTATGCTCTAAATAATCCAGTAATGTTTATTGATCCTGATGGCAGAAAAGCGATTTCTCCTGACGCAAGACTTGAAATGATTGGAGGAATTTCAACGGGAGGTGCAGCAGAGTATCTAGCAACTGGAGGAAGAGCCGAATGGGGGTCTTTTGATAAATTTATAATCCCCTATGATTATACAAAAGATTGGAAATCTGGAGGCGGCGGGGGCGGCAGTTTTAAGTCAGGTACTACAGTTGGTGGTATTATGGCTGCATTAGGTATTAATATGGATGGGAGTCTTAAATCTTATGAACAAGTTATTGGAGGTTTGAATCTTTGGCAACAATTAGTTATTGCAGGATTTAAAAATCCAGAAAAAACTAAAGCAAGCTATAAGGATTTAGGAGCCCTTTTAACTAATATTCCTTCTCTTACAGAATTATATAGAATAACAGAAGCAGAATTTATAGAAGATACTAAAGGTAAACATCCTGCCGAAACTGTAGATAAATATGTTTATCTTACTATGTCAAAAATAGATAATATTTTATTTTTTGCGTATACATTGGGACATGAAATGAACCATGTATTTGATAATAGATTTTTTCAAAATGAATTTATTGAGATAACGAAATTTGGAGATAAAACTAGTATACCGTTTCGAACGACATTTGGGCTTTATAAAGAATCAAATGGATTGGGCTGGGAAATGCAATTTGGGAATTCAAAATTATGTGGATTAACAGGTTTTGAGGCTGCTTCTTTTTATTATGGTCCAAGTGGATGGGGACTTTATAATCAAGAAACGGTTGATAGATTAAGTCCATATATAAATCGACTGAACAGAGCGCGTGCTATTATTTACAGTACAAAAAAAAATAATTTAAAATGA
- a CDS encoding lysylphosphatidylglycerol synthase transmembrane domain-containing protein produces MSEKLQILGKTDSRKKKIFINGLKVLISIAFLYFVFKKIPFREVAKIWSTVHVLYVIFGAFFFLASQILSVKRLDFYLKANSFNLSFRSNLELYFLGMFYNFFIPGGIGGDAYKVYILNKKLGWELKKITSAIFNDRLSGLLAICVLILIFSLFLLPLQWIGLMVIMMIAGFSLTYFLVKKLFPVYTPIFFKTFFISIVIQLLQVICFLFLIKSLGLNENYLIYMIVFLGSSILSLISFAGIGVREFLFLQASGYFNFNASVSVSASLLFTVITAFFSLFGLVIMFTKRVDEIKENKEFT; encoded by the coding sequence ATGTCAGAAAAATTACAGATTTTGGGAAAAACAGATTCAAGGAAAAAGAAGATTTTCATCAATGGTCTGAAAGTGCTCATTAGCATTGCTTTCCTGTATTTTGTGTTTAAAAAAATCCCTTTTCGGGAGGTGGCAAAAATATGGTCGACCGTCCACGTTTTGTATGTGATTTTCGGAGCATTTTTCTTTTTGGCTTCTCAGATTTTATCGGTAAAAAGACTGGATTTTTATCTTAAAGCGAATAGTTTTAACCTCAGTTTCAGAAGCAATCTTGAGCTTTATTTTCTGGGAATGTTTTACAACTTTTTTATTCCGGGAGGAATAGGAGGGGATGCTTATAAAGTTTATATTTTAAATAAAAAATTAGGTTGGGAATTAAAAAAAATCACTTCTGCTATTTTTAATGACCGACTCAGTGGCTTGTTGGCGATTTGTGTTTTAATTTTAATATTCTCATTATTTCTGTTACCATTACAATGGATCGGATTAATGGTAATAATGATGATTGCTGGGTTTTCCCTGACTTATTTTTTGGTTAAAAAATTATTTCCCGTTTATACGCCAATCTTCTTTAAAACATTTTTCATTTCAATCGTAATACAGCTTTTACAAGTGATATGTTTTTTATTTTTAATTAAAAGTTTAGGATTAAATGAAAATTATTTAATCTACATGATTGTATTTCTGGGAAGTTCCATATTAAGTTTAATTTCTTTTGCAGGAATCGGAGTGAGGGAGTTTTTATTCCTTCAGGCTTCCGGATATTTCAATTTCAATGCGTCTGTATCGGTTTCTGCGTCTTTACTTTTTACGGTAATTACAGCATTTTTTTCTCTTTTCGGTTTGGTCATTATGTTTACAAAAAGAGTTGATGAAATAAAGGAGAATAAAGAATTTACTTAA
- a CDS encoding glycosyltransferase family 2 protein translates to MDYKKFYSLVIPMYNEEGNAGLIIDRIFETMKGYRYELILVDDNSKDKTVKEIIEKNDPNVVLIQLKRNYGQSSAMMAGFDYASGDYIITLDGDLQNDPADIPAMVDLLERGNYDLVVGKRQKRKDSSLKTIPSKIANFIIKSSTKLNISDQGCALKVFRYETAKDLTLYGENHRFISLMAHLNGASIAEIPVRHHARQFGVSKYRINRTFKVINDLLLILFNQKYLSKPIYLFGNIGLAAFTLGMIINAYLFIVKLMGHHIGGRPLLVLGVLLVFVGIQMFTTGIVVDMLMKTYYESQNKRPFNVRKITDFGKNRFKEKEDFHQWSESAH, encoded by the coding sequence ATGGATTATAAAAAATTTTACTCTTTGGTGATTCCGATGTATAATGAGGAAGGAAATGCCGGGCTCATTATCGACCGGATTTTTGAAACGATGAAGGGCTATCGGTACGAACTCATCCTCGTTGATGACAATTCAAAGGACAAAACGGTAAAAGAAATTATTGAAAAAAATGATCCCAACGTAGTTTTGATCCAACTGAAAAGGAACTATGGCCAAAGCTCGGCAATGATGGCCGGATTCGATTATGCTTCAGGGGATTACATCATTACGTTGGATGGCGATCTGCAAAATGATCCGGCTGATATTCCCGCAATGGTGGATCTGCTCGAACGCGGTAATTACGATCTGGTAGTAGGAAAACGGCAGAAAAGAAAAGATTCTTCGTTAAAAACAATTCCTTCGAAAATTGCCAATTTTATTATTAAAAGCTCAACAAAACTTAATATTTCGGATCAGGGTTGTGCTTTAAAAGTTTTCAGGTACGAAACGGCAAAAGATCTTACTTTATATGGTGAAAATCACCGTTTTATAAGTCTTATGGCGCATCTCAACGGTGCCAGTATCGCGGAGATTCCGGTGAGGCATCATGCGCGGCAATTTGGTGTTTCGAAATACAGGATCAACCGGACTTTCAAGGTGATCAACGATCTGCTTTTGATTTTATTTAATCAGAAATATCTATCCAAACCGATCTATCTTTTCGGAAACATCGGATTGGCGGCTTTTACCCTCGGAATGATCATTAATGCCTATCTTTTTATAGTAAAATTAATGGGGCATCATATCGGAGGCCGGCCCTTGCTGGTTTTGGGAGTGCTTTTGGTTTTTGTTGGAATTCAGATGTTTACAACGGGAATTGTCGTTGATATGCTGATGAAAACGTATTATGAATCTCAAAACAAACGTCCTTTTAATGTCAGAAAAATTACAGATTTTGGGAAAAACAGATTCAAGGAAAAAGAAGATTTTCATCAATGGTCTGAAAGTGCTCATTAG